A single Verrucomicrobiia bacterium DNA region contains:
- a CDS encoding response regulator: MDDDPELLEIYRDTFAELSSQPEVDTATTGTKALAMLESNEYRLLVTDLRMPRMDGLQLLTIARRRWPDLRTVVLTSNADERFRSRVYALGVDLYWSKPSSEQEMAQFVECMDSLIVREDEVGFRGVQSKSLVDLVQLECISQTSTVLRITNGPLTGRIWISNGDVVDAETEEVRGEEAFQRILCWRAGNFEFLPAEPDRPRTIFKPYNALLLETAQAIDESKETPIATDNADTPISTNAAPLNTSSGLNTLMETDGVEFALKLVAETRIDSRGLNNPDLVATWVRQTVNRFRALGESLQAGDLDLITGMGPQQNLTIANKGGTDLCVGWKTELSADELRQRMNKIVTLWAS, translated from the coding sequence GTGGATGATGACCCGGAGTTACTGGAGATCTATCGCGATACCTTCGCGGAGTTATCCAGCCAGCCGGAGGTGGACACCGCCACCACCGGGACCAAGGCGTTGGCCATGTTGGAGAGCAATGAGTACCGTCTGCTCGTCACCGATCTGCGCATGCCGCGCATGGATGGATTACAATTACTGACCATCGCGCGACGCAGATGGCCGGACCTGCGCACGGTCGTGCTGACCTCGAATGCCGACGAGCGTTTCCGCTCGCGAGTTTACGCTTTGGGAGTGGATCTCTATTGGTCGAAACCTTCCTCGGAACAGGAAATGGCGCAGTTCGTCGAGTGTATGGACTCCTTGATTGTCCGGGAAGACGAAGTCGGTTTCCGCGGCGTCCAGAGCAAGAGCCTGGTGGACCTCGTACAACTGGAATGTATCTCGCAAACTTCAACCGTGCTCCGCATTACCAATGGCCCACTTACCGGACGCATCTGGATCAGCAACGGGGATGTAGTTGACGCGGAGACCGAAGAGGTCCGGGGCGAGGAGGCCTTTCAACGCATCCTGTGTTGGAGGGCGGGTAACTTTGAATTCCTCCCCGCCGAACCGGATCGGCCACGAACCATTTTCAAACCGTACAACGCGCTCCTGCTTGAAACGGCACAGGCGATTGATGAGAGCAAAGAAACGCCCATCGCCACGGATAATGCCGACACACCCATTAGCACGAACGCCGCTCCATTAAACACCTCCAGCGGTCTGAATACCCTGATGGAAACGGACGGGGTTGAGTTCGCGTTGAAACTGGTGGCGGAAACGCGAATTGATTCACGCGGTCTCAACAATCCCGATCTGGTCGCCACCTGGGTGCGCCAGACCGTCAACCGCTTTCGCGCTCTGGGTGAATCTTTGCAAGCCGGCGACCTCGACCTCATCACCGGCATGGGACCGCAACAAAACCTCACCATTGCCAACAAGGGCGGCACGGATCTTTGTGTCGGCTGGAAGACGGAACTGAGCGCCGACGAGTTACGTCAGCGCATGAACAAAATTGTCACTTTATGGGCTTCATAA